The genomic region TGCGCAGGATACTGCTCAGTTCGTTAGAAGGCTTTGCCATCACTTCCGTGAAATTATCCGGAGTTGATCACGAGTTCTCTACGATTAAGGGTGTTATTGAAGATGTAACTGAAATAATTCTTAACCTGAAGCAGGTGAGATTTAAGCAGCAGATAGAAGGTACCGATTCTGAACAGGTACATGTGATGATCAATGGTAAGGCAACTTTCACAGCAGGTGATATCGCAAAACATACCACGGCCTTTCAGGTGTTGAATCCGGAGTTCGTGATTTGCAATATGGATCCTTCAGTGAAGTTACAGATGGATATTACGATCGATAAAGGTCGCGGTTATGTTCCTTCTGAGGAAAATAAAACCAATGCGGCACCTATCGGAACTATATTTCTGGATGCGATCTATACGCCTATCCGAAATGTAAAATATTTCATAGAGAACTATCGTGTAGAACAGAAAACTGACTATGAGAAATTAGTAGTGGAAATTACCTCCGACGGTTCTGTTCATCCAAAAGATGCATTGAAAGATGCAGCTGAAATCCTGATTCATCATTTTATGTTGTTTAGTGATGAAAAGATCACTCTTGAGTCAAAACCAAAGCAGGTGACTGAAGAGTTGGATGAGACTACGCTGCACATGCGTCAGATGTTAAAGACGAAATTGGTGGATATGGACCTTAGTGTTCGTGCATTGAACTGCCTGAAAGCAGCTGATGTGGAAACACTCGGTGACCTGGTGAGCTTCACCAAAGCGGATCTCCTTAAGTTTCGCAACTTCGGTAAAAAATCATTGACAGAATTAGAAGAACTTGTTCGTAGTAAGAACCTGAGCTTCGGTATGAATATCGCTAAGTACGGTATTGATAAGGATTAATTAAATTAAAATTTAACGCGTTCAGCGAACGATTATATTAACACGAATACAAAATGCGTCACGGTAAAAGAATAACCACCTCGGTCGTAAAGAGGCACATAGATACTCCCTCTTGAGTAACCTTGCAATATCATTAATTACACATAAGCGAATCTTCACTACTGTTGCCAAAGCAAAAGCCTTGCGCACATATGTGGAGCCATTGCTCACGAAATCAAAGGATGATTCTACCCATTCTCGTCGTGTAGTGTTTTCCTATCTCCAAAGTAAGGATGCCGTAACGGAATTGTTCCGCGAGGTGAGTCAGAAGATTGCTGATCGTCCGGGTGGATATACCCGTATCATTAAAGTAGGTAACCGTCCCGGTGATGCTGCTGAAATGGCGATGATTGAATTGGTTGATTTCAATGCTAACCTCCAGAAGGAAAAAGGTGGCAAGAAAGCTGCAGCCAAAACAACCCGTCGTAGTCGTGCAAAGAAAACAACTGCAAAAGCAGGCGGTACAGATGAAGCAAAAGGCGATACTGCTGAATAGTATTCATTCAATCTATAAAAAGAGAGAGGCGAACAATTTGTTCGCCTCTCTCTTTTTATAGATATTCTTTCTAACTTACTTAACATCGCTGGGAGGAACTCACTGTTAACCGGGGGGGGGGGCCCCCCCCCCCCGGGGGGGGGGGGGGGGGGGGGCGGGGGGGGGGGGGGGGGGCGCGGTACGGAGGAGCTCGCTGCTCACCGGAGGAACGCCTTACGGGAGGACGCTCCCTTCACTCGCTGGATGGACCCCTCGCTTCGCTCACTTGGAGGAACGTCGCTTCGCTCACCGGGAGGTTCTCTCTGGGAGGATCGTTCCTCGCGGAGGAGCGCCGGGGACTGGGAGGATAATTCGCTGCGCTCACTTGGAACAAACCTTAAACCTCAAACTTTAACCTTAAACTTTAAACCTTAAACCTCAAACTTTAACCTTAAACTTTAAACCTTAAACCTTTAACCTTAAACTTTAAACCTTAAACCTTAAACTTTAAACTTTAAACCTTAAACTCTTTTTTACTGAATGACAAATCTTTTCGTCACCAAAGCTTTTCCATCATTGATACGTAAGAAGTAAATTCCCGAAGGTTGATTGGTATAATCAAGAGGAAGAGTGTATTGCTCGGAATCAGAATTGATATCAATTTTATCAATTATAGTCCCGAGGATATTAACAATCTCAAGATTGTAATTAGAGTTAGCCTTTCCTAATAGTTCAAGACTGAAAATGCCGGAGTTTGGATTGGGAACTATGTTTAAGTCGAAGCTGAGTTCACCATCGGGAAGTTCAATGCCGTCCTCTTCACGGAGTGATGAGGTGGTGAATTGTTTTAATGAGCCCCAGCCGGAAACAAAATTACCAGAACTGTCGCACTTTGCTTTTACTTGCCAATCATACGAGGTGCCGGCTAATAAATTGTTTAACTGATAAGCATTGGTTTTGCCCGAGTTGACAATGGTCCAGGTTAAAACAGAAGATTTACGGTACCTCACCTGATGAGTGTTTACACAGCTGCCTTTTTTCCAGGTGAGTTTTGCAGCCGTAGCGGTGATATTTCGCGCTTGACGGTTGCCTGGAGCGGAACAAGTGGTGGATTCGTTGCAGTTTTGAATTAACGTTACAGCGTTGTCATTCGACAATAAACTTTGCATAGCGTACCAGGATGTGCAATTGTTTTTCAATCGATAATCAAAATAAGGAAGCAGATATTTTGTAACGAGTGATTGTTGAACCGTGCGACTAATGGTAGGTCCGGGTGAACAAGTTGATTCTCCAAATGAACAATTGAAATTAGAATTGGCAAACTGACAATGACTTCCGCCAATTAGATTGATGAAACTCTTGCAATCCGCACCGGCGCTATTGTAAATTAACTGACTATGTTGTCCGGCAGGAGTCACGCAGTCATTGCCACCCGCGAAAACCAATGTTGGGATAGTAATGTTCTGTGCTGCCGAGGATGCTGCAGGATTGGTTTCGGCGGGCGCTAAGCCTACGACAGTGGTTATAGCTGAATTGTATTGGATAGCAAGAAAAGATGCGCCTCCGCCCATGGAATGCCCCATTACAGCAGATTTGGCGGAAACTTTATTAAAGAACAAGTTCCCGGAGCTGCTACCCGAATTACGCAAAGCGGTCACAACAAAAGCCAGATCCTTTCCGAAATTAGTATGGTTGGGTAGAATTCCACCTTCCGTTTTGGGTAATGCAACAATATATCCTGCCGGAACCAATGCTGACCAGATATTTTGGTAAGCTGACACGGTCATCACGAAACCATGACCGAAAACAATTACCGGAAACTTTTCTCCATTGCTGCCTGCAACAGAAGAGTTGCTGCCAGGTGAAACGGCCGGATAGTATATGTCGGTTTCTATGGCTCTGTTCCCACGTGAAGGATCAGTAAAGGTAACAGTGGTGTTTCCGATGGCAAAGGGCTGTGCTTGCAGGAAATGAGAACAGCTCAGTAATGCGATAATTAGTAGGAGTCTTTTCATTTTATTCGATGTATATAATCTCTTAACAGTTGGAGAGAGATTTTGTTTGATTCTCCATCTCTGTAGACCGGGTAGGTCCGGAATTAAATGGGTTTAATCCCTATGTAATCCATAATAAGCAATATACAACAAACAAAGTTGCAAAATAGAAATATTTCTTAATTTTCATCTTTAATCAGGGCCATGAATGAACTAAAACCACTTATCGACAAGAAAATTCTACTCGAGAAGTACCCCGGGAAAGGGGGCTGGACATATGGACGGATTCCGGAAATTAAAAAAGGCAAAGACACCCCATTTGGTTGGGTGAAAGTGCGCGGTTCAATTGATGGGTATGAAATTAAAAAATATCATTTAATGCCGATGGGGAATGGAATGCTGTTTATTCCGGTGAAAGCATCTATTCGCAAAGCAATAAATAAAGGCGCGGGTGATTATGTCCATATCGTTCTTTACCCAGACCATGAGCCATTGGATATTCCGGAGGAGATGCTTCTTTGTTTGGAGGATGAACCGGAGGCACTTCAATTTTACAATACACTGTCGGATAGCGAAAAAAAATATTACATCGACTGGGTGTATTCAGCAAAAAAAGAAGAAACAAAAATCAATAGATTGGCCGCAACAGTAAATCGGTTGGCTCAAAAATTAAAACGCTTCGATCCGGGAAAAGTGTAGGATAATAGGATGTAATTTGCCTGTAAAAAGATAGGATCTCGCAATGTCTGAAATAACCATTTTACTACAACAAATATCAAAAAAAGCCCTTCCATTTAAGAAGAGCTTTCGTAATCCGTACTTAATTAATCGTCTCTGAAAATTCGTATATTTCGTAATTCGTAATTCGTATATTTCGTATTTCGTATTTCGTATTTCGTATTCTTATTTTACGCGCTCCACATAAGCTCCCGTCCGCGTATCAACTTTCACCTTATCTCCTTCATTTACAAAAAGGGGTACGTTAACAGTAGCACCATTGTCAAGTGTAGCCGGTTTCAAAGTGTTAGTAGCTGTATCGCCTTTTAATCCGGGTTCACAATAGCTGATAACCAATTCCACAAATGTGGGTGGTTCAGCGAGAATAACATTATCACCTTCAAATGATACTTTCACTTCCATACCTTCTTTAAGGAAAACAAATGAGTCACCAAACAACTCCTTAGGAACAGGAACTTGTTCGAAGTTTTCCTTATCCATACAGACAAGAAAATCTGCATCGTTGTAGAGAAACTCCATCAGTTTATATTCAACACGGGCAATTTCTACTTCTTCGCCTGAACGAAAACGGTTTTCTACGGTTTTGCCTGTTTTAAGATTTTTCATCTTACCCTGATAAAAGGCACGTAAATTCCCCGGAGTACGGTGTTGCCATTCTATGATCTGACAGAGTTCGCCGTTGTAGCGTAATACGGTACCAACGGATACATCGCCTGTATTTGCCATCTTGATTTTTGTTAAATGTTTAAATGAATACTGTAGTTCAAATTCTTTTTAATAAAGAAGGCAGAGTAGATAACCCTGCCTTTCTTTTTTATTTCATCATCGATTAACCTTCTGCTACTTCGAAGTTCAACTTAGCGCGGATGTCGCGGTGAACAATAACTTCAGCAGTATAATTTCCGGTTTTCTTGATATGTTCTTCAGGCATTACCACTTGCTTCTTGTCGATAGCATAACCCATTGATTTGAGTTTATCGACGAGTTGCTGAGAAGTAACAGATCCGAAGAGTTTGCCATTTTCACCCACCTTGGCTCCAATAGAAAGTGTAACACCTTCAAGGGCTGCAGCCAGTTTATCGGCATCCATGCGGAGCTTGCCGATCTTGTGGGCACGCTGTTTTACTACTTCAGCGTGAATCTTTTTGTTGGTATCGTTGGCAATTACTGCATATCCGTTAGGGATAAGATAATTGCGACCATAACCGTTACGCACTTTTACGATATCGTCAGCGTAACCAAGGTTTTTTACGTCCTGTTTGAGAATGATTTCCATGGCTTAGCTTATTTTAGTAAATCGGTTACGTAAGGCATCAAGGCGAGGTGACGTGCACGCTTTACTGCTTGTCCAACCTTACGTTGAAACTTCAGTGAAGTTCCTGTAAGACGACGTGGCAGTAATTTACCTTGTTCATTTACAAATTTGGTGAGGAAGGTGGCATCTTTATAATCGATGTACTTAATGCCCATCTTCTTGAAACGGCAGTATTTTTTCTTTTGTACCTCCACTGCCGGGGGATTCAGGAATCGGATGTTGCCCGATGCATTTGCTGTTGTCGACATGTTTTGGTGGTTTAGTTAACTGCTTCTTCTTGTTTCTTTTGGGTTGCGTTTTTGCGTTTTCTCTCATTGTAAGCTACCGCATGTTTGTCAAGAGCAATAGTGAGGAAACGCATAATACGCTCATCCCGCTTGTATTCGACTTCAATCTTCGCTACCAGAGTAGGTTCAGCTTGAAATTCAAATAAAAAGTAGAACCCTGTGTTCTTCTTTTGAATCGGGTAAGCCAGTTTGCGTAATCCCCAATTGTTCTCGTGAACAATTATGGCACCGCTGTCGGTGAGGAATTTACGATACTTTGCAACCGCTTCATCTACTTGCTCCTGAAGCAATACAGGAGTAAGGACGATTACGGTTTCATAGGTTTTTTTCATTGTAACTGGTTTTTTCCATTTAAGGACTGCAAAAGTATGAAAAATTGGTGGAGTTGACAAGCCGAATTTAATATTTTTATTTGATGAAATGATTTATTAATCAGGTGTTTAGGTGCCTACTTTGCTTATTTGACCTTGATTTTAAAAATTCCACTTGCAAAAGTCAGGTTGTTTTTGTGGACGATTGTTTTCTTATAAAACGCTTTAAAATAATATTCTCGTTTTAAGATAATATTGATAATCAATTCTTTAAAAACATGGTGGTTGCTGGCAAATATTTTCTTGTGAAATGGAAGTTTTCATGACTTTTTACATAGGGTACATCCATGAATATAAATTGATTTAATAAATTATTAAAAGTATAAAATAAGTCTTGCATTGAATGGAATAAACTCCTACATTTACTTGCTATCCTGGCAAATGCTATGAAAATATTTCTAATAGAAAAACATCTGTTAAACGTGATGCAAAGAAAAATACTGTTTTATAGTTAAAAGCTTTCCTGTGTAGTTTTTCACCCGCAATGGGGATAGACTCATGAATTGCTTTTCATTAAATTGTTTAAATTAAGTTGCTATTGAGCAACCACTAAATTCAATCAAACCTAAAACCTTATATTTTATGAAAAACGAAAACCGAAATGTTTGTTATAAATCGTTCCAGTCTTCCATCTGCAAATTTCTTCTAACAATTATATTATGTGGATTATCTAGCTTACAA from Bacteroidota bacterium harbors:
- a CDS encoding DNA-directed RNA polymerase subunit alpha, coding for MAILAFQRPDKVIMNHSTETFGQFEFRPLEPGYGITVGNALRRILLSSLEGFAITSVKLSGVDHEFSTIKGVIEDVTEIILNLKQVRFKQQIEGTDSEQVHVMINGKATFTAGDIAKHTTAFQVLNPEFVICNMDPSVKLQMDITIDKGRGYVPSEENKTNAAPIGTIFLDAIYTPIRNVKYFIENYRVEQKTDYEKLVVEITSDGSVHPKDALKDAAEILIHHFMLFSDEKITLESKPKQVTEELDETTLHMRQMLKTKLVDMDLSVRALNCLKAADVETLGDLVSFTKADLLKFRNFGKKSLTELEELVRSKNLSFGMNIAKYGIDKD
- a CDS encoding T9SS type A sorting domain-containing protein yields the protein MKRLLLIIALLSCSHFLQAQPFAIGNTTVTFTDPSRGNRAIETDIYYPAVSPGSNSSVAGSNGEKFPVIVFGHGFVMTVSAYQNIWSALVPAGYIVALPKTEGGILPNHTNFGKDLAFVVTALRNSGSSSGNLFFNKVSAKSAVMGHSMGGGASFLAIQYNSAITTVVGLAPAETNPAASSAAQNITIPTLVFAGGNDCVTPAGQHSQLIYNSAGADCKSFINLIGGSHCQFANSNFNCSFGESTCSPGPTISRTVQQSLVTKYLLPYFDYRLKNNCTSWYAMQSLLSNDNAVTLIQNCNESTTCSAPGNRQARNITATAAKLTWKKGSCVNTHQVRYRKSSVLTWTIVNSGKTNAYQLNNLLAGTSYDWQVKAKCDSSGNFVSGWGSLKQFTTSSLREEDGIELPDGELSFDLNIVPNPNSGIFSLELLGKANSNYNLEIVNILGTIIDKIDINSDSEQYTLPLDYTNQPSGIYFLRINDGKALVTKRFVIQ
- a CDS encoding DUF1905 domain-containing protein, whose product is MNELKPLIDKKILLEKYPGKGGWTYGRIPEIKKGKDTPFGWVKVRGSIDGYEIKKYHLMPMGNGMLFIPVKASIRKAINKGAGDYVHIVLYPDHEPLDIPEEMLLCLEDEPEALQFYNTLSDSEKKYYIDWVYSAKKEETKINRLAATVNRLAQKLKRFDPGKV
- the efp gene encoding elongation factor P, encoding MANTGDVSVGTVLRYNGELCQIIEWQHRTPGNLRAFYQGKMKNLKTGKTVENRFRSGEEVEIARVEYKLMEFLYNDADFLVCMDKENFEQVPVPKELFGDSFVFLKEGMEVKVSFEGDNVILAEPPTFVELVISYCEPGLKGDTATNTLKPATLDNGATVNVPLFVNEGDKVKVDTRTGAYVERVK
- a CDS encoding 50S ribosomal protein L9; translation: MEIILKQDVKNLGYADDIVKVRNGYGRNYLIPNGYAVIANDTNKKIHAEVVKQRAHKIGKLRMDADKLAAALEGVTLSIGAKVGENGKLFGSVTSQQLVDKLKSMGYAIDKKQVVMPEEHIKKTGNYTAEVIVHRDIRAKLNFEVAEG
- a CDS encoding 30S ribosomal protein S18, with protein sequence MSTTANASGNIRFLNPPAVEVQKKKYCRFKKMGIKYIDYKDATFLTKFVNEQGKLLPRRLTGTSLKFQRKVGQAVKRARHLALMPYVTDLLK
- a CDS encoding 30S ribosomal protein S6 codes for the protein MKKTYETVIVLTPVLLQEQVDEAVAKYRKFLTDSGAIIVHENNWGLRKLAYPIQKKNTGFYFLFEFQAEPTLVAKIEVEYKRDERIMRFLTIALDKHAVAYNERKRKNATQKKQEEAVN